A genomic region of Brevibacillus sp. JNUCC-41 contains the following coding sequences:
- a CDS encoding TetR/AcrR family transcriptional regulator produces the protein MKSNEIKEAALKFFTIHGYEGASLSLIAEEVGMKKQSIYAHFKGKDDLFLQVLRDAKETELSSKLQYFSKVDSKNPEKDLYGFLQLVIDLFQKNEHIKFWLRMSFFPPAHLEKEIEQEVIDIEEKVQAILECKFQDWINAKLIVEDAAITPTYAFLGVVDSILLELVYGNDEKRLKEKLAASWKVFWRGISQE, from the coding sequence TTGAAAAGTAATGAAATTAAGGAAGCCGCTCTAAAATTTTTCACGATTCATGGTTATGAAGGAGCGTCCCTTTCTCTAATAGCTGAAGAAGTCGGCATGAAAAAGCAATCCATTTACGCCCATTTTAAAGGCAAGGATGATCTTTTTCTGCAAGTTTTACGTGATGCGAAAGAGACGGAGCTATCTTCGAAACTCCAATATTTCAGTAAAGTCGATTCAAAAAATCCTGAAAAAGATTTATACGGATTCCTGCAATTGGTCATCGATCTTTTCCAAAAAAATGAGCATATAAAGTTTTGGCTGCGTATGTCCTTTTTTCCGCCAGCGCATCTTGAAAAAGAAATCGAGCAGGAAGTCATAGATATCGAGGAAAAGGTGCAGGCAATTCTGGAATGTAAATTCCAGGATTGGATTAATGCCAAATTAATCGTCGAAGATGCAGCCATAACTCCGACCTATGCTTTCTTGGGAGTAGTGGATTCCATTTTGCTTGAGCTTGTATACGGCAATGATGAGAAACGGCTGAAGGAAAAATTGGCAGCCTCTTGGAAAGTGTTTTGGAGAGGTATTTCACAAGAATGA